A window of Aquibium oceanicum genomic DNA:
ACGGCCAGATCAGCGCTTGCGCGCCAAGCGCTCGAGCGTCTTTTCGGCCGAAAGCTCCTTCATGGCATCCTTGCCGATCCAGCGCGCCGTGCGATCCTGGCTTTCGGACAATGCCCGGGCCAACGCCAGTGCCGGCCCATTGAGTGCCGTGGAGCGCTTTCCGATCTGGCGGAGCGCCCAGTTGACCGCCTTCTTGACGAAGTTCCGTGGGTCGGTGGAATGCGCCTCGATCAGCGGCAGCCAGCCGATGAAGGTGGCGTCCGGCTCCTTCTTCGCGTGAACGGCGGCCCATGCCATCATGGCGAAAGCGGTGCGGCGGACGAATTCGCGGTCGTCTGAGGCGAATTCCGGGATCAGTGGATGCAGGCCGGTATCCGAAAAGAGATCGGCAGCCGTGTCGACGATCTCCCAGGAATTGAAGTCGCCGGCCCAACGGCGCGCCTGATCGGCGTCTACCTTCGTTTTCTCTTCGGTGAAGCAGGCGAGGAGCCGTGCCTCGCGCCAGCCGCTGTCCCACAACTTCAGCGCCCGCGCGTGGTCGCGGCCGATGCGGCGGGCGAGCGGACGAAGCTCGGAATTGCCGACGCCGAAGGCCTTGTCGGTGACGATCCCGTAGCGCGCCATGCCCGCGCGGTTCTCCTCCGAACCTGTCGCGCGCAGATGATCGATCACCTGACCCGCGGTCCAGTCGGGCGAGGGGGCCGGCATTGACGGCAGGCTACTTCTGGAGGCGGGCCAGCAGCGAGGAGGTGTCCCAGCGCTTGCCGCCCATGGCCTGCACGTCCTTGTAGAACTGGTCGACCAGCGACGTCACGGGCAGCCGGGCGCCGTTGCGGTTGGCCTCGGCGAGGCAGATGCCAAGGTCCTTGCGCATCCAGTCGACGGCGAAGCCGAAATCGTACTTGCCGGCCATCATGGTCTTGTAGCGGTTCTCCATCTGCCACGAGCCGGCAGCACCCTTGGAAATGACCTCGATGACCTTTTCCATGTCGAGGCCGGCCGCGGTTCCGAAGTGGATGCCTTCCGCCAGCCCCTCGACGAGGCCGGCGATGCAAATCTGGTTGACCATCTTGGTGAGCTGGCCGCTGCCGGCCGGCCCCATCAGGCCTACCATGCGGGCATAGGCTTCGATGACGGGCTTGGCCTTGTCGAAGGTCGCTTGGTCGCCGCCGCACATGACGGTAAGCACGCCATTCTCGGCCCCCGCCTGGCCGCCGGAGACCGGTGCGTCGATGAAGCCGAAGCCGCCGGACTGCGCAGCGGCGTCGAGTTCGCGCGCCACTTCTGCCGACGCCGTGGTGTTGTCGATGAAGATCGCGCCGGGCTTCATCGCACCGAAGGCGCCACCGTCGGCCAGCGTTACCGAGCGCAGGTCGTCGTCGTTGCCGACGCAGCAAAAGACGAAGTCCTTGTCCTTCGCGGCTTCCGCCGGCGTGGAGGCGGAGGCGCCGCCATGCTCGGCGACCCATTTCTGCGCCTTGGCCTCGGTGCGGTTGTAGACGGTGACGTCGTGGCCGCCCTTGTTCTTCAGGTGCCCGGCCATCGGGTAGCCCATCACACCCAGGCCCAGAAATGCCACCTTCGCCATCGTCGCGCCTCCCGTCTCATCCGAATGATGGAAGAAGGTCTATGCGAAGGGGCGGGAAGGTCAAGGGAGGATTGGTCTCCCAAGTTCGACGGAAAGTGTTGAGCGCTTGCCGAAACGCCGTTCACCGCTTCAGGTGTATCGTGATGCGGCGCTCGATCCAGTCGATGGCGTTGCGCAGCGTCTCCACGATGGCGAGATAGATAATTGCGGCCCAGAGGTAGGTCTGGAAGTCGAATGTGCGCGAATAGGCCCGCCGCGTCTCGCCCATGAGGTCGTAGACGGTGATGATGGCGACGATGGCCGAACCCTTGATCATCAGGATGATCTCGTTGCCGTAGGGGCGCAGCGCGACGATGAGCGCCTGCGGCAGGATGACCTTCTGGATCGTGCGGTACTTCGACAGGCCGAGTGCCGCGGCGGCTTCCCATTGCCCTTGCGAGATGCTGCCGACCGCGCCGCGCAGGATTTCCGCCTGATAGGCGGCGGTGTTCAGGGTGAAGGCGAAGACGGCACAGTACCAGGCCTCGCGGAAGAAGGTCCAAAGCCCTACCGCCTCAAGTTCCGGCCGGAACGAGCCGAGGCCGTAATAGACGAGAAATGTCTGTGCGAGCAGAGGCGTTCCGCGGAAGAAGTAGACGTAGCCGTAGGCGAGCGAGGCCACGACGGGGTTCCTGGAATCGCGGCAGTAGGCGATCGGGATCGACAGCAGGGCGCCGAGCACGACCGATGTGCCGACCAGTTGCAGCGTCACCAGGAGACCCGACACGTAGTAGGGCGCGTACTTCTCGTAGAGATCCGGATTCCATGCGGAGACGAGATAGGCGACGAGGCCGACGCCGCACAGCACCCAGAAGCCCATCAATGCCGTGCCGAGGATGCGCTGGCGTGTCCAGACCCGGGCGGGCGGGGGCGGCTTGACGACGTCGACGGTGGCGGCGCTGGCGTCCGTCATCGCTGCACGCCTCCCTTACCGACGCTGCGTTCGATGGCATGGATGCCGAAGGAGGAGATGATGGCGAGTGCCAGATAGATCAGGCAGGCGAAGCCGAAGAAGAGGAACGCCTCCTTGGTGACGCGCGCCGCGACGCCGCTCTGGCGCAGGATGTCGGAAAGGCCAATGGCCGAGACGAGTGCCGTGTCCTTCAGCAGAATCAGCCACAAGTTGGAGAGGCCGGGCAACGCGATGCGGATGAGCTGCGGAAGGACGACGAGCCGCATCGTCTGCCAATTGGACAGGCCGATGGAGTAACCTCCCTCGTACTGGCCCTGCGGGATGGCGCGGAAGGCCGAAAGGAAGACCTCGCTGGCATAGGAGGAGAAGACGACGCCGAGCGCGATCATGCCGGCGACGAAGCTGTTGATCTCCACGAAGGCGGTCGGGCTGAACAGGCGCACGACCTGCTGCACCGCGATCTGGGCGCCGTAGAAGACGACGAACAAGGTCAGGAGTTCAGGCAGGCCCCGGAAAATGGTGGTGTAGATGTTTCCGGCCAACCGCAGTGAACGCTCGTCGGACTGCTTTGCGAGGGCTACGAGGAAGCCGAATACGAGGCCGACGGGGAGAGTTGCGAGCGCCAGCGAGACGGTGACGAACACGCCGAAGGCGATGTCGTCCAGCCAACCTTCCGGCCCCCAGCTGAGCAGCGTCCAAACGCTCTGCATCCGCCCGTCCCTGTCCCCCTTGCCCGGCGCAGGAAGAGATGCGGCGGCGGCCGCAGCCGCCGCCGATCAATCGACGGTGCTCAGGAATCGCCGCCGTAGACGTCGAAGTCGAAGTACTTGTCGTTGATTTCCTTATACTTTCCGCTGGCACGGATGGCGTCGATCGCGGCGTTGAACTTTTCGACCAGTTCGGTCTCGCCCTTGCGGACCGCGATGCCAGCTCCCGGACCGTGGATTTCGGCGACGGGCGTCACGGTGCCGACCAGCTTGCAGCACTCGCCCTCGGGGCTGCCCAGCCACTCCTGGAGCACCGAGACGTCGTCGTTGACGGCGTCGAGGCGGCCGTTGGCGAGATCGAGCTGGTATTCCTGCGCCGTCGGATAGGCGCGGATCTCGCTGTCGGTGTAGGTCTGTTCGGAGTAGTTGAAGTGCGTGGTCGAGCCCTGCACGCCGACCGTCTTTCCGGTCAGGTCTTCTTTCGTCACGCCGGCAATGTCGGTGTCCTTCGGCGCGGCGATGGCCGGCGGGGTGTTGTAGTACTTGTTGGTGAAGTCGACCTTTTCCATGCGCTCGGGCGTGATCGACATCGAGGCGATAATGGCGTCGAACTTGCCGGCCTGGAGCGCCGGGATGATGCCGTCCCAGTCCTGCGTGACGAACTCGCACTCGGCGTTCATTTCCTCGCATAGCGCCTTGGCGATATCGATGTCGAAGCCTTCGAGCTTGCCGTCGGAGGTCAGGTTGTTGAAGGGCGGGTAGGCGCCTTCGGTACCGATCTTGAGCTGCATCTTGTCCTGTGCGCTGGCCGTGCCGACGGACAGGACCAGAGCCGCCGCCGAGACGGCGAACGCCAGACGCTTCGTGATACGCATGGATTTCCTCATTGTTCTTTTTCCCACTCTCGCGGCTGCCTTGCCCGGCGCCGCGTCTTATTGTGGCCGCGGCACTTCGCCGGACCTTGGCGCGATACTCCCACTGTTTTTTGCTCAAATGCAACCGCAAAGAGGAAAAGCGCACGCCCGATGCCGGGTTACCTCACGAGAGGTCCAGCACCTTCGCGATGAAGTCGGCGATCGACGGTATGTCGTCGAGGGAAAAGACTGGCAGGTGCTCGCCGGGAAGCGGATGGTCCGCGGCGATGGCCAAGACGTTGGGGCTCGCCGGCGACAGCGGGCGCCGTTCCTTGGCGTCCAGGCGGCGGGTCTCGATCTTGGGATGCTGGTCGCGCTTGTAGCCTTCGACGAGGACGAGGTCGCATGGGGAGAGACGCGCCAGGACGTCGTCCAGTGTGGGTTCCGTCTCGCCGCGCAGTTCGTGCATCAGGGCCCAGCGGCGGTCGGAGACGATCGCGACCTCGCCGGCGCCCGCGGCGCGGTGACGGAAGGAATCCGTGCCGGGCGTGTCGATGTCGAATTCGTGGTGGGCGTGCTTGACGGTCGAGACCGAAAAGCCGCGCGCCCGGAATTCGGCGACGAGCCGTTCGGTGAGCGTCGTCTTGCCCGAATTCTTCCAGCCGGTGATACCGAGGACGCGCCGTTCCATCTATCGAGCCAGCGGTCCCGAAACGCGATCGACGTACATGCCGTAGAGTGCCATGCAGCCGGCCGCGATGGAGGAGAGCAGCATGACCCAGAGCAGCGGAAAAGGGCCGCTTTCCACGCTCAGGAATGCGCCGGAGACGACCGAGAGCGCCGCCCCGGCGCCAATCTGCATCGCGCCGCCCAGACCCGAGGCCGAACCCGCAAGGCGCGGGCGCACGCTGACGATGCCGGCGACCGCGTTGGGCAGGGTCAGGCCGTTGCCAAGACCGACGAGCATGGCCGGGGCGAACAGCGAGAGCGGATGATAGTAGCCGAGCCAGAAGAGAATGATGGACACCATGCTGCCGACGGAGGCGAGAACATTGCCCGAAAGCATCATGATATTGATGCCGATGCGGCTGGAATAGCGACCGGTCATGTAGTTGCCCAGCATGTAGCCGAACGAAATCAGTGCGAAATAGAGGCCATAGCCGGAGGGCGCCAGGCCAAGGATCTCGCTGGAAACGAAAGGTCCACCTCCCAGGAACGCGAAGAATGCGCCGGAGGTGAAACCGGCGGTGAGCGTATAGGCCCAGAAGCGGCGCGACTTCAGGAGTTGAGGATAGGCGCTGAACTGGTCCGACAGGCTGGACGAGCGAGAATGGTTCGTTTCGTTCAAGTCGTAGTACACGATCGCCGTGGCTGCGAACCCCAAGGCGAGGGTGAGCACGAAAGTGGACTCCCAGCCGTACATCTCGTCCAGGAAGCCGCCGATGATGGGCGCGATCATCGGCACAAGTGCCATGCCCATGGTGACATAGCCGATGCGGCTCGCAGCCTCGCCGGTTCCGACCGTATCGCGGATGACGGCGCGTGACAGGACCATTCCCGCGGCGGAAAAGCCCTGCAGCACCCGGCACACCAGCAGAAACTCGATGGTCGGCGCAAAGATCGCCGCGGCCGTGCTCGCCAGGAACACGACAAAGCACCCGAGCATGACGGGCCTGCGTCCCAGCCGGTCGGATGCCGGGCCGATGAACAGTTGCAGCAAGGCGGTCGATGCCAGAAAGAGGGAAACCATCAGCTGCACGATCGCATAGTCGGCCGAGAAATGGCGTGCGATCGCGGGCATCGACGGCAGAAACACGTTCATCGCCAGCGCGCCCGTTGCCGTGGCGATGACCAGGGTGAGAATGTGCGGGGAGCGGATGGCGGGAGGCGTTGCGTCCATTACAGGCCGTCCGGTGCCATTGCGGGGCTGGTGCTCTCGGCCACCGGTCTCGTGCGCCCGACGATCTGTTCGCGGTAAAGCGCATAGAGACCCGAACCGATAATGATCGTGGCGCCGATGCTCATCGCCGCATCGGGCACGTCTCCGAATACGAGATACCCGAGCAGGATGGCCCAAAGCAGGCCGGTGTAGCGGAACGGCGCAATGTAGGAGATGTCGCCCGTGCGCATCGACAGGATGATGAACTGGTAGCCGAAGAGCAGGAGCACGGCGGCGCCGAAGAGAAGACCGGCATCCGCCAGTTCCACCGGCGACCAGCCGCCATAGGGCACCACGAGCGCGGCTCCCGTGACCGAGACGGCGCAGGCCGTCACGGTCGAGACGAACAGCGACGGCACTTCGGCATCGATGCGTTTGGTGGCGAGGTCGCGCACCACGCAGGCAAGGACACAGCCCAGCGCGAACAGCGAATAGACGCTGAACCCTTCCAGTCCCGGTCGCACGATCACGAGAACCCCGGCAAATCCGGCGCCGATCGCCAGCCATCGCCTCCAGCCCACCGGCTCCGAAAACAACAGCGCCGCGCCCATGGTCACGCCGAGCGGCAGCGCCTGGAGGATCGCGGACACGTTGGCGATTGGAAGATGCGAGAGCGCGGTGAGGAAGCAAAGCGTCGCGACGACCTCGCCGACGGCGCGGAGGACAATCCAGCGGTCGAGTATGTGGCGCGGGATCCGGAATGCGCCCCTGTGCCACGCGAGAACACCGATCAGGACGGTCGCGAACACTCCACGGATGAGCATGATCTGCGCCATGTTCATGGAATCGCTGACGACCTTGGAGAGGACGTCGTTCATGGTGAACCCCGCCATGGAGACCGCCATGAAGAGCGCGCCGCGCAGATTGGGAGAGAGGGCCAAGATGCTTCTGATCCGTTTGCCACGGCATGTAGCACCGGTCCGCGATTTCGCAACCGTGAATGAGTGGGCCAGATCGTCCACCCGAACCGGACCGCAAGGACCTACGGAGCCTTAAGGCCCTTCGAGGCTTGAACCGAGTTTGCCCGTCAGCGGATCGTATTTATCCCGCAGGGTCGGGGGGTATTTCAGAAGCATCGCGTGGATGACGTCGTCGGCTCCGAACTCGAAGCGGTAGTAGAAGATTTTTCCGTCCTCGTAGCCGGATAGGACCACCCAGTCGTCCGCTACGCGGCGGTAGGTCACCTCGAATTCGCCCTGGCCCTGGCTCGCCTGGTCGGCGAATTCGCGCGGCGAGAGGTCGAGGGCGTTGTGGGACGCGTAGACGGCGAGACTGGCGCCATCGTCCGACAGCCAGGTCATGCCGTCGCCGTTAGCCGGCGCCTCCATCTGGTCGGAGAATACCTCGGCCGGAAAGGTGAGCGAGGTTCCGAAGCGCGCGTTGCGGTATGTCAGCGTGTCGGCGAACGCGGGGGCGGCGGCGAGCGCCACAGCGCCTAGTACGGCGAGCCTGCGCGCGAGGACCATCGCTATCCCCCCGTAACGCTCATGTGTCGTGACACCGATGGCCTGTTCGTGCGGCGGTCGATGACGAAATCGTGGCCCTTCGGCTTGCGCCCGATGGCCTCGTCGATGGCGTGCGACAGAAGCTCGTTGCCTTCGGAGGCGCGAAGAGGCGCGCGCAGGTCGGCGGCATCCTCCTGGCCGAGGCACATGTAGAGCGTGCCCGTGCAGGTCAGCCGCACACGGTTGCAGCTTTCGCAGAAATTGTGAGTCATCGGCGTGATGAAGCCGAGACGGCCGCCGGTCTCGGCGACCTCGACGTAGCGGGCGGGACCGCCGGTCTTATAGGGAATGTCGGTGAGGGTGAACTGCCGCTCGAGGTTTGCGCGCAGCAGCGACAGCGGCAGGTACTGGTCGGTGCGGTCGGCGTCGATCTCACCCATCGGCATGGTCTCGATGACGGTGAGGTCCATGCCGCGCCCGTGCGCCCAGCGCATCAGGTCGGGGATTTCCGCGTCGTTGAAGCCCTTGAGCGCCACGGCATTGATCTTTACCGCGATGCCCGCTGCCTGCGCGGCGTCCAGACCCTGCATGACACGGCCGAGATCGCCCCAGCGGGTGATCGTGCGGAACTTCACTGGATCGAGCGTATCGAGCGACACGTTGATGCGCTTCACGCCGCAGTCTGCGAGCTCGCCGGCAAAGCGCGCGAGCTGCGAGCCGTTGGTGGTGAGGGTGAGTTCGCGAAGCGCGCCCGAATCGAGGTGGCGCGACAGCTGGCGCACGAGATGCATGATGTTCTTGCGCACCAGCGGCTCGCCGCCGGTCAGCCTGAGCTTGCGCACGCCCTTTTCCACGAAGGTCGTGCACAGCCGGTCGAGCTCCTCCAGCGACAGCAGGTCCCGCTTTGGCAGGAACGTCATGTCCTCCGCCATGCAGTAGGTGCAGCGGAAGTCGCAACGGTCCGTGACCGACACCCTGAGGTAGTCGATCGACCGGCCGAACGGGTCGATCATCGTAGCTGCGCCGAAATCCATCGCTTCCTTCCACGGCTGCCAGGAGGCAAACCTTTGGACCTGAATGTCGTGCCCGGACGGCCGGTCGTCAAGGCGTGGTCGGGCGATTCGCTGTATGCGGAGCAATATAACCGTCGGCGCGGGCACGACCTCCCTTGTCGCGAGATGCCTTCTCGCGCCGCCTGGATCGGAGAGCGTGTCTTACGGCTGTTCCGCCTTCGAGACACTTATGATGGCGCGCAGGAGGAGGCGGAGGTCTTCTTCGGCCGACGCCCGCTCCGCGCCGAGCGCGATCTGGAGCCTCAGGAGGCGCTTGGCCAGCCGATGCCAGTACTCGACGGCTTCCGGTCTTCGTTTTCGTGAAAGGCCGTCGCCACGCCGGAGACCAGATCCGTGCGCTCGTGAAGTGGAAGGACGCTGCCCATGTGCCCAAGCCCCCGACTCACCCGTGCTTCGAAAAGATAATGCACGGTGTCATGCCATCAAACGGATCCGGCCTTGCCCGAGGCTTGGGGCGTGCGTTTCCACAGCAAATCGGCCGGTCCCGTAGATGGGTCGCCCGCAACGCCAGCGTGGGCGGTGATTGTGTCGCGGGCGGGGTATCGCTAGGCTCGACGCCGAAACCGGGGATACGTCGAGAATGCAGGACCGCACCGCCGGGCCGATCCGTCTGCGGATGAAGAGCAAGCGGCTGCCCGCGGCGGTGTCCGGCTGGCTCGGACGGCAGTTCGACCGCATGCTGGGTTTCGCCCGCTTCAATGCGATCTATGCGGACTTCGCTCCTTGCGCTGCAGCGGAGGCTTCCCGCAATTTCCTCGACCGGCTGAACATCCGGGTGGATATGGACGGCGAACCGCTGTCCAGCGTGCCAAAAAAGGGGCCGCTGCTCTTCGTCGCCAACCATCCGCACGGACTTGTGGACGGGTTCGCGCTGGACGCGCAGCTTACGCCGACGCGACCGGACGGCTGGCTAATGGGGTTCTATGTGCTGGGAGAGGTGCCCGAGTTCCGCGAGCGCCTGATCACGGTCGATCCCGAACGCAAGCGCTCCAAGCGCAGGCGCAACCTGCGTGGCTGGCGCGAGGCCTACCGGCTGCTGGAACGCGGCGGCGCGCTCGTGGTCTTTCCCGCCGGTGCGGTATCCCGGTTCGACCGGAAGGCGCGCCGTCCACGCGACCCTGAATGGAGCCCGCACATCGCCGCGCTGGCGCGCCGCACGGGCGCGGCCGTCATGCCGTTCCACATCCACGGTCGGAACTCATGGCCCTATCTTTTCCTCGGCGCCATTTCGCCGAAGCTGCAGAACCTCCTCGTGTTTTCGGAGATGCAACGGACGCGGGGCAGGGTAGTGCGCATCACCGCCGGGCCGGTGGTCACGGCCGAGGAACTCGCGGTCCTGCCAAACAACGAGGCGGCGATCGCCTACCTCCGCGACAAAAGCGACGCCCTGGCCGGCAGGTGATCGCTACAGGCCGGGTCGGCCGTGCCGGACGAGCTTGAGGATGTTGCCGCTCACCGGCGCGGTGGAATAGGCGCCGTCGCGCGGTTCCACCGTCATCGGCACGCCGGCGCTGGGGCAGAGCGTCAGACGGTAGATGACGTCGATCTTGGAACCCGGTACGAGCGCGAGGCGGTAGCGCTGGACGATGCGCGCGAGGATCATCTTCATTTCCAGCGTCGCGAAGGCGAAGCCCAGGCAGAGCCGGGGGCCGGCGCTGAACGGGATGTAGTCGTAGGGACCGGGCTTGCTGCGCGCCCAGCGGGACGGATCGAAGACGTCCGGGTCCGGATAGACCGATGGCTCGCGGTGGGT
This region includes:
- a CDS encoding multidrug effflux MFS transporter is translated as MDATPPAIRSPHILTLVIATATGALAMNVFLPSMPAIARHFSADYAIVQLMVSLFLASTALLQLFIGPASDRLGRRPVMLGCFVVFLASTAAAIFAPTIEFLLVCRVLQGFSAAGMVLSRAVIRDTVGTGEAASRIGYVTMGMALVPMIAPIIGGFLDEMYGWESTFVLTLALGFAATAIVYYDLNETNHSRSSSLSDQFSAYPQLLKSRRFWAYTLTAGFTSGAFFAFLGGGPFVSSEILGLAPSGYGLYFALISFGYMLGNYMTGRYSSRIGINIMMLSGNVLASVGSMVSIILFWLGYYHPLSLFAPAMLVGLGNGLTLPNAVAGIVSVRPRLAGSASGLGGAMQIGAGAALSVVSGAFLSVESGPFPLLWVMLLSSIAAGCMALYGMYVDRVSGPLAR
- a CDS encoding ABC transporter substrate-binding protein; the encoded protein is MRITKRLAFAVSAAALVLSVGTASAQDKMQLKIGTEGAYPPFNNLTSDGKLEGFDIDIAKALCEEMNAECEFVTQDWDGIIPALQAGKFDAIIASMSITPERMEKVDFTNKYYNTPPAIAAPKDTDIAGVTKEDLTGKTVGVQGSTTHFNYSEQTYTDSEIRAYPTAQEYQLDLANGRLDAVNDDVSVLQEWLGSPEGECCKLVGTVTPVAEIHGPGAGIAVRKGETELVEKFNAAIDAIRASGKYKEINDKYFDFDVYGGDS
- a CDS encoding NAD(P)-dependent oxidoreductase, with protein sequence MAKVAFLGLGVMGYPMAGHLKNKGGHDVTVYNRTEAKAQKWVAEHGGASASTPAEAAKDKDFVFCCVGNDDDLRSVTLADGGAFGAMKPGAIFIDNTTASAEVARELDAAAQSGGFGFIDAPVSGGQAGAENGVLTVMCGGDQATFDKAKPVIEAYARMVGLMGPAGSGQLTKMVNQICIAGLVEGLAEGIHFGTAAGLDMEKVIEVISKGAAGSWQMENRYKTMMAGKYDFGFAVDWMRKDLGICLAEANRNGARLPVTSLVDQFYKDVQAMGGKRWDTSSLLARLQK
- the mobB gene encoding molybdopterin-guanine dinucleotide biosynthesis protein B — encoded protein: MERRVLGITGWKNSGKTTLTERLVAEFRARGFSVSTVKHAHHEFDIDTPGTDSFRHRAAGAGEVAIVSDRRWALMHELRGETEPTLDDVLARLSPCDLVLVEGYKRDQHPKIETRRLDAKERRPLSPASPNVLAIAADHPLPGEHLPVFSLDDIPSIADFIAKVLDLS
- the moaA gene encoding GTP 3',8-cyclase MoaA; translation: MDFGAATMIDPFGRSIDYLRVSVTDRCDFRCTYCMAEDMTFLPKRDLLSLEELDRLCTTFVEKGVRKLRLTGGEPLVRKNIMHLVRQLSRHLDSGALRELTLTTNGSQLARFAGELADCGVKRINVSLDTLDPVKFRTITRWGDLGRVMQGLDAAQAAGIAVKINAVALKGFNDAEIPDLMRWAHGRGMDLTVIETMPMGEIDADRTDQYLPLSLLRANLERQFTLTDIPYKTGGPARYVEVAETGGRLGFITPMTHNFCESCNRVRLTCTGTLYMCLGQEDAADLRAPLRASEGNELLSHAIDEAIGRKPKGHDFVIDRRTNRPSVSRHMSVTGG
- a CDS encoding DNA alkylation repair protein; its protein translation is MPAPSPDWTAGQVIDHLRATGSEENRAGMARYGIVTDKAFGVGNSELRPLARRIGRDHARALKLWDSGWREARLLACFTEEKTKVDADQARRWAGDFNSWEIVDTAADLFSDTGLHPLIPEFASDDREFVRRTAFAMMAWAAVHAKKEPDATFIGWLPLIEAHSTDPRNFVKKAVNWALRQIGKRSTALNGPALALARALSESQDRTARWIGKDAMKELSAEKTLERLARKR
- a CDS encoding DMT family transporter — translated: MALSPNLRGALFMAVSMAGFTMNDVLSKVVSDSMNMAQIMLIRGVFATVLIGVLAWHRGAFRIPRHILDRWIVLRAVGEVVATLCFLTALSHLPIANVSAILQALPLGVTMGAALLFSEPVGWRRWLAIGAGFAGVLVIVRPGLEGFSVYSLFALGCVLACVVRDLATKRIDAEVPSLFVSTVTACAVSVTGAALVVPYGGWSPVELADAGLLFGAAVLLLFGYQFIILSMRTGDISYIAPFRYTGLLWAILLGYLVFGDVPDAAMSIGATIIIGSGLYALYREQIVGRTRPVAESTSPAMAPDGL
- a CDS encoding ABC transporter permease, giving the protein MQSVWTLLSWGPEGWLDDIAFGVFVTVSLALATLPVGLVFGFLVALAKQSDERSLRLAGNIYTTIFRGLPELLTLFVVFYGAQIAVQQVVRLFSPTAFVEINSFVAGMIALGVVFSSYASEVFLSAFRAIPQGQYEGGYSIGLSNWQTMRLVVLPQLIRIALPGLSNLWLILLKDTALVSAIGLSDILRQSGVAARVTKEAFLFFGFACLIYLALAIISSFGIHAIERSVGKGGVQR
- a CDS encoding ABC transporter permease — protein: MTDASAATVDVVKPPPPARVWTRQRILGTALMGFWVLCGVGLVAYLVSAWNPDLYEKYAPYYVSGLLVTLQLVGTSVVLGALLSIPIAYCRDSRNPVVASLAYGYVYFFRGTPLLAQTFLVYYGLGSFRPELEAVGLWTFFREAWYCAVFAFTLNTAAYQAEILRGAVGSISQGQWEAAAALGLSKYRTIQKVILPQALIVALRPYGNEIILMIKGSAIVAIITVYDLMGETRRAYSRTFDFQTYLWAAIIYLAIVETLRNAIDWIERRITIHLKR